TTTCCAAACAGTCTGATATAAATGTCGTTGGGGGGCTTTTTATGAGATGCGAGGTCAATGGCGTCAACCTTTATTATGAAGAGATCGGAAGCGGTTTTCCTGTCGTGATGATTCACGGCTTTTCACTTGATCACCGCTGCATGACTGGTTGTCTGGAACCGATTTTTGAGAAACATCCGGGGTACCGACGGCTTTACATAGACCTGCCAGGAATGGGACAAACGGAAAACTACGAACGTATCCACACCACGGACGATATTCTGGAGGTTGTGCTCGCGTTCATCGATCAACTCATTCCAGGTGAGCCCTTTTTCATTGCAGGTGAATCATACGGCGGATATCTTACACGAGCAGTTATCGAGAAGCGCCGGGAACAAGTAAAGGGTGCCCTTTTCATCTGCCCAAATGTCATTCCTGACAAAGAAAAACGCACACTGCCGGATAAACCCGTTCTAGTAGAGGAGCCTTCCCTCTGGGAGCAGTTGAGTGAGACGGAACGTGCGGAGTTTGAGTCGATGGCGGTAGTCGCTACCGATTATACGTGGAATCGCTATAAAAAAGAGATTATCGACGGCTACATGCTTTCTGACCCTGCTTTTCTCATGAAAATTAGACAAGCGTATGGCGTCTCCTTCCCATTAGATACGGCCCCCTTCCCCCATCCGAGTCTATTTGTTGTGGGGAAACAAGACCAGTCTGTCGGTTATCGCGATATTTGGGATATCATCGAAGCCTATCCCCGCTCTTCTTTTGCCGCTCTCGATTGTGCCGGTCACAATTTGCAGATCGAGCAGCCACTTCTGTTTACAGAGCTTGTAAATGAATGGCTGGATCGGGCACAAAGAGAGCTATCCCAGTAAACATGCATAAAAAAGACAACCAGCTCCTTGAGAATGGTTGTCTTTTTGCTTCTATTAAACATTTGTCACCAGTGATTCGCTGTAGGCGTGGAATGCCTTGCCCAGTCGTGAAATCGCAAGCTCCGTGTCTTCCCGGTTCAACAGCGTATAGTTCAAGCGCATCGTATTGAGATGCGGCTCGGCTGCATAAAACGGCTTCCCTGGCACGAATGCCACGCCTTCCTTTACGGATTGGGCCAGCAGCTTCTCTGCATCGAAATGCTCAGGCAGATTCACCCAGAGGAACATCCCGCCTCTTGGTTTTTCCCACTGTACACCCTCCCAGTTTTGCGCAACCAAGAGCTCATGCATCCATTCCATGCGTGCCTTGTAGGACTCGCGGATTTTCTCAATGTGACGTTCCAGATCAAAGCGGGACAGCAGTTCATACAGAGCGTACTGGTCGATTGTGCTCGACTGCAAATCAACTGCTTGCTTCGCCTTCACCATCATTTGAATCACGCGTGTATCACCGATGGCCCATCCGGTACGCAAGCCTGGTGCGACAATTTTGGAGAAGGTACTGGTGTACACCACACAGCAATCGGTCGGATGCTCATCCAGTGAGAAAATGGAACGGTACGGAGCTTCCCCATCAAATTGGATCTCTCCATATGGATCGTCTTCCAGGATGAGAATGTTTTGCGCCTTGCATTGACGAAGCAAGCCAAGACGGCGCTCAAGGCTCCATACCTTTCCTGTCGGATTGGCAAAGGTAGGAATGACGTACACCATTTTCGGGCGATACTGGGCAATTTTTTTCGCCAGATCGTCCAAATCCATCCCATTGGCATCACCGTCTACCGGAATCGCTTTGATTCCCCGGAATTGGAACAATTGAACCGCTGCCAAATAAGTAGGGTTTTCGACGAGAACGACATCGCCTTCGTCTAAATATACACGGCACAACAAGTCAACTGCTTGCTGAGAGCCCGTAGTGATGATCATATTATCTGCACCGACGTTCATATGCTTTTGCTTCATGCGGGATGCAATCCACTCACGAAGCGGCAGGTATCCATCGGTCAATCCATACTGAAGAGCTTTTGCTCCTTTTTCAAATGCGCGGTTAAACGCTTCGCGCATCTCTGCGATTGGAAAAGAATCCTCTGCTGGCAGTCCACCTGCGAGCGAGAGCACTTGATTGCCTTGGGTCAGCTTCAAGATTTCCCGGACAGCCGAGGAGGATAGTGCTTCGACAGATTTTGAAAATGAGTACTCCATGTTCCGTTCCCCCTTGATTTTGCTTATCCTTGTTTTATCACTGTCAACTGCGTAAGTCCAATCTTTGCTAGCTATGAGCAGATAGGTTTTGACTATGTCGAGCGGTTGTTCAACCATTAGTCTTCACACACTGCATGCAAAAAACCCCTCTTCGTATGAAACGAAAAGGGGTCCATATGTATCGGCTATATTTTCCTAAGCAATACGGAACATACGTGGTTTCTCTGTTTGTGGAAGGAAAGAGAGGTCGACATGATTAGACGCTTCTTCCATACCGATATCGCTTGCCAACAGCAATGCCTCTTCCTGGAAGGTCGGCGTACAGCTGCCTTCATTCAGCTCACAGAGTCGCTTCAATCGCTTCAGTCTCTCTGCTGACTTCTCTACTCTCATGCATTCGTTCGTCAGCTCACATACGTTGACGTGACGAGCATCAGCGATCATGCTGATATCATTCACATGGACAATCAGCCTTTTGCCTTCTTCCGTAACAAATCCGATCGAGCAAAAATGCGCACCTGACATTTCCAAACGAGTGAGAACAGCATTGGCGTAAACTTCTCCCGTCCGCAAGCGAATCTGGCCTGCTTCAATGGCTCCGCCGATTTTTCGCTCGTTGGCGATCACCGTATACATATCCGTGTAACCGTTAATCTGATAGCGCATGGTACCCTCCCGCTCTCGCTGAGACTAATTATCATTAACAACAATGACATCGTATAATGAAAATCATTATCTGTCAATAATGAGAATGATTTTTATTCTAGAAGAAAAAAGCCACACTCCATCTATACGGTAGTGTGGCCAATTTGCCTCGCTTTTATTTTGTTTTCGTAAATAACCCTAACCGCTCAATCCGCTGGACCGCTTCCGCGAGACGCTCTTCATTGGATAACAAAGCCGCTCTCACATAGCCCTCACCTGTTGGGCCAAAGCCATTTCCTGGCGCTACGACGACATGCGCTTTTTCCAAAAGCAGGTCAGAGAACTCCACCGATGTGAAGCCGCTTGGAACAGGAAGCCAAGCAAAAAACGAACCTTGAGATGGCGGAGCCTGCCAGCCAATCCGATGCAGATTGGAGTACAAGGCATTGCGGCGGCTTTCGTAGACAGCGACGAGATCGCGGACGCACTGTTGCGAATCCGTCATCGCTTTGGCTGCCGCCATCTGTACTGCACCGAACAGACTGACGAAGTAATGGTCCTGAATGAGGTTAATCAGACGAACTAGCTCACGATTACCTACCATGGCACCTACTCGCCAGCCTGCCATGTTGTACGTTTTGGACAGGGTATAAAATTCTACACCCACTTCTTTTGCACCCGGAACCTGCATGAAGCTGACCGGCTT
The window above is part of the Brevibacillus brevis NBRC 100599 genome. Proteins encoded here:
- a CDS encoding alpha/beta fold hydrolase; amino-acid sequence: MRCEVNGVNLYYEEIGSGFPVVMIHGFSLDHRCMTGCLEPIFEKHPGYRRLYIDLPGMGQTENYERIHTTDDILEVVLAFIDQLIPGEPFFIAGESYGGYLTRAVIEKRREQVKGALFICPNVIPDKEKRTLPDKPVLVEEPSLWEQLSETERAEFESMAVVATDYTWNRYKKEIIDGYMLSDPAFLMKIRQAYGVSFPLDTAPFPHPSLFVVGKQDQSVGYRDIWDIIEAYPRSSFAALDCAGHNLQIEQPLLFTELVNEWLDRAQRELSQ
- a CDS encoding PLP-dependent aminotransferase family protein — encoded protein: MEYSFSKSVEALSSSAVREILKLTQGNQVLSLAGGLPAEDSFPIAEMREAFNRAFEKGAKALQYGLTDGYLPLREWIASRMKQKHMNVGADNMIITTGSQQAVDLLCRVYLDEGDVVLVENPTYLAAVQLFQFRGIKAIPVDGDANGMDLDDLAKKIAQYRPKMVYVIPTFANPTGKVWSLERRLGLLRQCKAQNILILEDDPYGEIQFDGEAPYRSIFSLDEHPTDCCVVYTSTFSKIVAPGLRTGWAIGDTRVIQMMVKAKQAVDLQSSTIDQYALYELLSRFDLERHIEKIRESYKARMEWMHELLVAQNWEGVQWEKPRGGMFLWVNLPEHFDAEKLLAQSVKEGVAFVPGKPFYAAEPHLNTMRLNYTLLNREDTELAISRLGKAFHAYSESLVTNV